Genomic window (Pseudomonas hydrolytica):
CGAAGGCCCAGCCGGCCACCACCACGTAGAAACACAGGATCATGAAACCGGCGAGCATGGCCATGCCGCCGACCGCCTTCCACAGCGGGTTGCCCTGGTTCTCGCGTACCACCCGGCCGATAGCATCGATGGGGCTGCCGCGGCCGCGGCGGCCGATGGCGATCTCGGTCATCATCACCGGAATGCCGATGGCCAGGATGCACGCCAGGTACATCAGCACGAAGGCGCCGCCGCCGTACTCGCCGGTGATGTAGGGGAACTTCCAGATATTGCCCAGGCCCACGGCCGAGCCGGTTGCAGCGAGGATGAAGCCCCAGCGCGAGAGCCAGAGGTTCTTGGGTTTTTCACGGGTCATGCGTCACCTGTTTGTTTTTATCTGTGACGAGAATCGGACCCGCCGCGCTTGTGGCGCAGCGGAATGCAAGGCTTTTATCGGGCCGGGTTCGCCTGGGCTCGGTGGGCGAAGCCAACCGGGCTCACTGAGCGTCGGGCTGCACCTCCGGCGCGGCCTGTTGGAAGGCCTGCAGGGGTTCGCAGCGCGCCGCCAGGGCGAGAATGCGTGGGTACGCGGCAAGGTCACAGTTAAAACGCCGCGCATTATACAGCTGCGGGATCAGACAGGCTTCCAGATATCCCGGCCGCTCGCCAAGCGACAGACGACCGTCGAAGGCCGCCAGCCCCTCTTCCACCGCCGCCAGGCCGAGGCCGACCCAGTGCCTGTACCAGGCGTTCTTCGCCTCGTCGGAGGCGCCCAGCTCGCTGGACAGGTACTGCAGCACGCGCAGGTTGTTCAGCGGATGCACATCGCAGGCGATGTGCAGCGCCAGCGCCCGCACCTGGGCGCGCTCGGCCGGATCGGCCGGCAGCAGCGCCGGTACCGGGAAGATTTCCTCGAGGTATTCGATGATCGCCAGGGACTGGGCGATGCGTACGCCGCCGTTCTCCTCGTCCACCAGCAGCGGCAGCAGCCCCTGCGGGTTCAACGCGCGGTAGTCGGCGCCGTGCTGCTGCCCGCCATCCTTGACCAGGTGCACCGGCACCTGCTGGTAAGCCAGGCCCTTGAGGTTCAGGGCGATACGCACGCGGTAGGCGGCGCTGGAGCGCCAGTAGCCATAGAGTTTCAGCATCGATCATCCCCCGTAGCCCGGATGCAATCCGGGGCTGGCCTGGGAATTTCCCGGATTTCATCCGGGCTACTCATACTTTTCCACCACCTGATCGATGGCGCCGAAGATGCTCTGCCCGGCTACGTCGAACATCTCGATACGCACCCGATCGCCGAACTTGAGGAACGGCGTCTTCGCCTCGCCCTGCTCGACGATTTCCAGCATGCGCTTTTCCGCCAGGCAGGAAGAGCCCGCGCTGCGGTCGTAGTTGGACACGGTGCCCGAACCGATGATGGTGCCGGCGCCCAGCGGGCGGGTCTTGGCGGCGTGGGCGACCAGGGTGGGGAAGTTGAAGGTCATGTCCACGCCGGCGTTCGGCTGGCCGAACAGCGCGTCGTTGATGTGCGAGACCAGCGGCCGGTGCACCTTGCCGTCCTTCCAGCTGTCGCCCAGCTCGTCCGGGGTGATGGCCACCGGCGAGAAGCTCGACGACGGCTTGCTCTGGTAGAAGCCGAAGCCCTTGGCCAGCTCGCCAGGGATCAGGTTGCGCAGCGACACGTCGTTGACCAGCATCAGCAGGCGGATATGGCCTGCCGCTTCAGCCGGCGTGGCGCCCATCGGCACGTCGTCGGTGATCACTGCCAGCTCGGCTTCCAGGTCGATGCCCCAGGCTTCGTCGGCCAGGCGGATCGGGCTGTGCG
Coding sequences:
- the maiA gene encoding maleylacetoacetate isomerase, yielding MLKLYGYWRSSAAYRVRIALNLKGLAYQQVPVHLVKDGGQQHGADYRALNPQGLLPLLVDEENGGVRIAQSLAIIEYLEEIFPVPALLPADPAERAQVRALALHIACDVHPLNNLRVLQYLSSELGASDEAKNAWYRHWVGLGLAAVEEGLAAFDGRLSLGERPGYLEACLIPQLYNARRFNCDLAAYPRILALAARCEPLQAFQQAAPEVQPDAQ
- a CDS encoding fumarylacetoacetate hydrolase family protein, giving the protein MKLASLNQGRDGVLVVVSRDLARAVRVPQIAATLQAALDDWAVTRPKLEAVYQRLNDGLEEGAFAFDQAACHSPLPRAYHWADGSAYVNHVELVRKARGAEMPESFWHDPLMYQGGADAFIPPHSPIRLADEAWGIDLEAELAVITDDVPMGATPAEAAGHIRLLMLVNDVSLRNLIPGELAKGFGFYQSKPSSSFSPVAITPDELGDSWKDGKVHRPLVSHINDALFGQPNAGVDMTFNFPTLVAHAAKTRPLGAGTIIGSGTVSNYDRSAGSSCLAEKRMLEIVEQGEAKTPFLKFGDRVRIEMFDVAGQSIFGAIDQVVEKYE